In Candidatus Delongbacteria bacterium, a single window of DNA contains:
- a CDS encoding efflux RND transporter permease subunit: MLDIIIKRPITVIMLFIAVVVFGFISFKKLPVNLLPDVNYPSITIWTEYPGYGPEEVESEITTPLEAQIGSIQGMKKTKSISSTGISLIKADFEWGTDMDFAIVNLREKLDRVSLPDKAERSNIVKSDPTEEPVIGLSVSGKNLFAVREVSENVIKKRLEQLEGVSLADIVGGEEKEIRVKANLEKLISYNVTFDELKNAITSSNVDQAGGTVKDDVYIYDLKISSSFETLDDISSTPVKYLDNGEFITVSDLASVELSTKEKKSFTRYNGLESVGIMIQKSGEANAVEVSKEVKNILVELRESYPQLSINIAFDQADFINDSIDSVTSAVLYGGILAFITLFFFLKDFKTPINIALSIPVSIIATFALLYFSGVSINLISLSGLALGVGMLVDNSIVILENISRHREMGKNALEAAIIGTKEVVMPVTASTLTTIIVFMPIVFISGVAGEIFTDQSIAVTFSLISSLAVSVTLLPVLYSKLMSGIATDSERVIDRSASFEQGKFMKLGTYWTSIITILSLLFYFIEVGEDLELIYFSICFAILIDPLMKFFEFVLFKKQNETQCTRLRYFTVNKLTFIISLLILLPVIYTTRIDIFEPIYRLSFLLNNPEFLRPVLDFLNEITYFIQDLFRPFEEDLGTNLFMTITYSIGVLYFITYLFGMYYFNFLRKLNKEHRDSLIKMDSSRKLIKDLLKHIILFFVGSAKFWWIMIRKSLLAVIQPVLNLFEIGFSKFSNWYHNFLQKVLRYPHATLFLTLIVLIISIFGIMKIQKRLLPDIDSGEFIIKVEMPPQTSLERNEEIVKTYEHMIVSDSSLVHSVFTSGGAPDEKSKIKGAAIYKSELKVLLNNGVSTADYVDNIRPKLLDFNNLQKEQINIEFVTEVSTLSDFLNSEGNDLEVKISGNNFDLLMDVSKIVTEKLNQISDLSEVNSNFVFNKPQVLVKFQKQNLIRYNITPSEINSFITTILDGSIVSEMESSDEKVDIVVKDLNNYYNVNMLYSATYKKNGNLYPLNELITLDYTTGPENIYREDQKRVITVSADIHGDDFSEVFKKVEKLIDDVPKYQGVKVEVSGENSEMKDSFSELIFIFILSLALVYMVLASQFESLLSPFIIILSVPFSIIGVTIGLFLFGQSLNIMSVIGIIVLIGIVVNDAIVKVEFIDRQIRDGSDIYSAILEAGNKRLRPILMTTITTVFGMVPMLVSIGGSSELRQPLAVTVIFGLSFSTMLTLFVIPAIYLILKKGRVGRQETT, from the coding sequence TAAAGCTGATTTTGAATGGGGAACAGATATGGACTTTGCCATAGTAAATCTTAGAGAGAAATTGGATAGAGTTTCTCTTCCTGATAAGGCGGAACGATCCAACATTGTTAAATCAGATCCTACCGAAGAGCCTGTTATTGGTCTTTCTGTATCAGGCAAAAATCTGTTTGCTGTAAGAGAGGTGTCAGAAAATGTTATCAAAAAAAGATTGGAACAACTTGAAGGTGTAAGTCTTGCAGATATAGTCGGTGGAGAAGAGAAAGAGATAAGGGTAAAAGCAAATCTTGAAAAACTAATTTCATACAATGTCACTTTTGATGAGCTTAAAAATGCAATAACTTCATCAAACGTTGATCAAGCCGGTGGAACGGTAAAAGATGATGTTTATATTTACGATTTAAAAATTTCATCTTCATTCGAGACTCTAGATGATATTAGTTCTACTCCTGTAAAATATCTGGACAACGGTGAGTTTATCACGGTTTCGGATCTCGCTTCTGTCGAATTGAGTACAAAGGAAAAGAAATCATTTACAAGATATAATGGTCTTGAATCCGTTGGTATTATGATCCAAAAAAGTGGAGAAGCCAATGCCGTTGAGGTATCTAAGGAAGTAAAGAACATATTAGTTGAACTTCGTGAATCTTATCCACAATTATCTATAAATATAGCGTTTGATCAGGCCGATTTCATAAATGATTCCATTGACAGTGTTACTTCTGCTGTATTATATGGTGGTATATTGGCTTTTATTACTCTGTTTTTCTTCCTTAAAGATTTCAAAACACCAATAAATATTGCATTATCAATACCGGTAAGCATTATTGCAACTTTTGCTCTACTGTATTTCTCAGGAGTTTCGATAAACCTAATTTCACTTTCCGGGCTTGCACTTGGAGTTGGTATGCTGGTAGATAATTCGATTGTTATTTTGGAAAATATTTCCAGGCATAGAGAAATGGGTAAAAATGCTCTAGAAGCCGCAATAATTGGTACAAAAGAGGTTGTTATGCCTGTGACAGCTTCAACTCTTACTACGATAATTGTTTTCATGCCAATTGTTTTTATCAGTGGAGTTGCTGGCGAAATTTTTACAGACCAAAGTATTGCTGTTACATTTTCCCTCATATCCTCACTAGCTGTTTCTGTAACTTTGCTTCCGGTATTGTATTCTAAACTTATGTCTGGAATAGCCACAGATTCTGAAAGAGTGATTGATAGAAGTGCAAGTTTCGAGCAGGGAAAATTTATGAAGCTTGGAACTTACTGGACATCAATTATTACGATACTTTCTCTACTTTTTTATTTTATCGAAGTTGGGGAAGATTTAGAGTTGATTTACTTTTCAATTTGCTTTGCAATTCTTATCGATCCTCTTATGAAATTTTTTGAATTTGTTTTATTTAAAAAACAAAATGAAACACAATGTACCAGATTAAGATATTTTACAGTCAATAAACTTACTTTCATAATATCTTTGCTCATCCTTTTACCTGTAATTTATACAACAAGGATTGACATATTTGAACCTATCTATAGGTTATCTTTTCTATTGAACAACCCAGAATTTTTACGTCCTGTATTAGATTTTCTAAATGAAATCACCTATTTTATTCAAGATCTTTTCCGTCCTTTTGAAGAAGATCTTGGAACAAATCTATTCATGACAATCACTTATAGTATTGGAGTACTGTATTTCATCACATATTTATTTGGAATGTATTATTTTAACTTCCTAAGAAAGCTAAATAAAGAACATAGAGATAGTTTGATCAAGATGGATAGTTCAAGAAAACTGATAAAAGATCTTTTAAAACATATAATTCTCTTTTTTGTTGGATCTGCAAAGTTTTGGTGGATTATGATAAGGAAAAGTCTACTGGCTGTTATTCAACCTGTTTTAAATCTCTTTGAAATTGGTTTTTCTAAGTTTTCAAACTGGTATCATAATTTTTTACAAAAAGTCCTTAGGTATCCTCATGCGACCTTATTCCTTACATTGATTGTTTTGATTATCAGTATTTTTGGAATTATGAAAATACAGAAAAGGCTTTTACCCGATATTGACAGTGGTGAATTTATTATAAAAGTTGAAATGCCTCCACAAACTTCACTGGAGAGAAATGAAGAAATTGTTAAAACTTATGAGCACATGATTGTTTCAGACAGCTCTTTGGTACATTCTGTTTTTACATCAGGCGGAGCTCCTGACGAAAAATCTAAGATAAAAGGTGCTGCTATATATAAATCAGAACTTAAGGTTCTTTTAAACAATGGAGTAAGTACAGCCGACTACGTAGACAATATAAGACCAAAACTCTTAGATTTTAATAATTTGCAAAAAGAACAAATTAATATCGAATTTGTTACTGAGGTATCAACATTATCTGATTTTCTTAATAGTGAAGGTAATGACCTTGAAGTAAAGATATCGGGTAATAATTTTGATTTACTAATGGATGTATCTAAAATTGTAACAGAAAAATTAAATCAGATTAGTGATTTATCTGAAGTAAACTCTAATTTCGTTTTTAACAAACCACAAGTTCTTGTTAAGTTTCAAAAACAAAATCTAATTAGATACAATATAACTCCTTCCGAGATTAATAGCTTTATTACAACAATTCTAGATGGTTCGATAGTTTCTGAAATGGAAAGTAGCGATGAAAAAGTTGATATTGTTGTAAAAGATCTGAACAACTACTACAATGTAAATATGCTTTACAGTGCAACCTACAAGAAGAATGGTAATTTGTATCCTCTTAATGAACTGATAACTCTAGATTATACAACGGGTCCCGAGAATATCTACAGAGAAGACCAGAAAAGAGTAATTACAGTTTCTGCAGATATTCATGGAGATGACTTTTCTGAAGTATTTAAAAAAGTTGAGAAACTTATCGATGATGTGCCTAAATATCAGGGAGTAAAAGTTGAAGTATCTGGTGAGAATAGTGAAATGAAAGATAGCTTCTCAGAACTCATATTTATTTTCATCTTATCTCTTGCACTTGTGTACATGGTGCTTGCTTCTCAATTTGAATCTCTTCTTTCTCCATTTATAATAATTCTTTCTGTACCTTTCAGCATAATTGGTGTAACCATTGGTTTGTTCCTTTTTGGTCAGAGTTTAAATATAATGTCAGTAATTGGAATAATAGTCCTAATTGGTATAGTAGTTAATGATGCAATTGTAAAAGTAGAATTTATTGACAGGCAGATAAGAGATGGAAGTGACATATACTCAGCTATCCTTGAAGCCGGAAATAAAAGATTAAGACCTATTCTTATGACAACGATAACAACAGTTTTTGGTATGGTACCAATGCTTGTTTCTATAGGTGGATCATCGGAATTGAGACAGCCACTGGCAGTAACAGTTATCTTTGGGTTATCATTTTCAACAATGCTTACTCTTTTTGTTATTCCTGCAATTTATTTGATACTTAAAAAAGGTAGAGTTGGAAGACAGGAGACAACATGA
- a CDS encoding response regulator transcription factor, with protein sequence MIKAIIIDDDSFIRDTEKRMINDYFTEIEIIGEAETVVDGVRILNELKPDLVFMDIELKDGTGFQILQKMRPLDFKFIIVTAFNEFALKAIKFSALDYIVKPINEHEFRTAVEKALQQIENVEIESQISNFFSHYEKKMQSKKIVLKTSDHLHLIDISDIIYCKSDNSYTTFYINNGEEIIVSKSIKEYEDLLCDYRFFRPHQSYLVNLNYAKKLNKSDGGSLVMKNKVEIPISSRKKLSLIQVLEKL encoded by the coding sequence ATGATAAAAGCAATAATTATTGATGATGACAGCTTTATAAGAGATACAGAAAAAAGAATGATTAATGACTATTTTACAGAAATCGAAATTATTGGTGAAGCTGAAACAGTAGTTGATGGAGTTCGAATACTGAATGAATTGAAACCAGATCTTGTGTTTATGGATATTGAATTGAAGGATGGAACAGGCTTTCAGATTCTTCAAAAGATGAGACCACTCGATTTCAAATTTATAATAGTTACGGCATTTAATGAGTTTGCTTTAAAAGCTATAAAATTTAGTGCCTTGGATTATATTGTAAAACCTATAAACGAACATGAATTTAGGACAGCAGTTGAAAAAGCACTGCAACAAATTGAAAATGTAGAAATTGAAAGTCAGATCAGTAATTTCTTTTCTCACTATGAGAAAAAAATGCAATCAAAAAAAATAGTTTTAAAAACATCCGATCATTTACATCTTATCGATATTTCAGATATAATTTATTGTAAAAGCGATAATAGTTATACAACTTTTTATATAAATAATGGAGAAGAGATAATAGTTTCAAAATCTATTAAAGAGTATGAAGATCTTCTTTGTGATTATAGATTTTTTAGACCCCATCAGTCATATCTAGTTAATTTGAATTATGCAAAAAAACTTAATAAATCAGACGGGGGCTCTTTGGTAATGAAAAATAAAGTTGAAATCCCCATCTCTAGTAGGAAGAAACTATCGCTTATTCAGGTTTTAGAGAAACTGTAA
- a CDS encoding histidine kinase, whose translation MIRSFYLIALLYTVTLFASKLDSLKTVEQQSIDNGDLKKQLLVLEDMIEYHRFEGNYRESDSLIFIGIEITNDNNLPSRTADFYNLLGMNKNIISEYDKSLEAFNKALEIFTSLDDKKSMSLMMENIGITYKDMAKYPNAMEYLMSSLDLKKKNNIRARLSSVYMMISTLYNKMEDLKKQEEYIRLAYRTLREDNETSSRVLASFYNEFAAVMDDTDQMDSCIYYYNKVIEESKKVGWNRGMAAGVSNLAEIYYELEDYQKALELHYQALELEEKIDNKYGICYEYMFIGRLLEKIDHDKNINSAITYAKKALDISLEYELYNEAEQALQLLSEYYISLNNYKEAVHTLKETSRIRDTLSMQESRKVFAELEGKYQNEIKTKQIEILHSENRFKQIKINIVIGLSIVIIVFSLLLFGYQKKKSTLEKNDIEQKLLRSQMNPHFIFNALGAIQNYILRNDAKKASDYLNNFSLLSRSVLINSNKDAIPLNEEIDMLKNYIELEKLRMNNSFSYEMSIECDGEEELINIPPMLIQPFIENAIKHGFKIDKPGKKLIISFTAGESDVKVRINDNGIGYNRSTSQRISGHKSMAMAIFKQRNNLLEKKYRSSLKYRITDLSENGGEGTEVLITLPILEI comes from the coding sequence ATGATAAGATCTTTTTATTTAATAGCTTTACTTTATACTGTAACACTTTTCGCATCAAAATTGGATAGTTTGAAAACAGTTGAACAACAATCAATTGATAACGGAGATTTAAAAAAACAATTACTAGTCTTAGAAGATATGATCGAATATCATCGTTTTGAAGGTAATTATAGAGAAAGTGACAGCTTAATTTTTATAGGAATTGAGATCACAAACGATAATAATTTACCAAGTAGAACCGCAGATTTCTACAACCTTCTCGGAATGAACAAGAATATTATAAGTGAATATGATAAATCTCTTGAAGCATTTAATAAAGCCTTGGAGATTTTCACTTCTCTTGATGATAAAAAATCGATGTCTCTGATGATGGAAAATATAGGTATTACGTACAAAGATATGGCGAAATACCCTAATGCAATGGAATATTTGATGAGTTCTTTAGATTTGAAGAAAAAAAACAATATAAGAGCAAGACTGTCATCTGTCTATATGATGATTTCTACATTGTATAATAAAATGGAAGACCTTAAAAAGCAGGAAGAGTACATTCGTTTGGCTTATAGAACATTGAGAGAAGACAATGAGACAAGCTCCAGAGTACTGGCATCATTTTATAATGAATTTGCAGCTGTGATGGATGACACAGACCAAATGGATAGTTGTATATATTATTACAATAAAGTGATTGAAGAAAGTAAAAAAGTTGGGTGGAACAGAGGAATGGCTGCCGGTGTGAGTAATTTAGCTGAAATATACTACGAACTAGAGGATTATCAGAAAGCTCTTGAGTTGCATTATCAAGCACTTGAACTTGAAGAAAAAATTGACAATAAGTATGGGATCTGTTACGAGTATATGTTTATTGGAAGATTATTAGAAAAAATTGATCATGATAAAAACATCAACTCCGCTATTACTTATGCAAAAAAAGCTCTGGATATTTCTCTGGAGTATGAACTATACAATGAAGCTGAACAGGCTTTGCAATTACTTAGTGAATATTATATCTCATTGAATAACTATAAAGAAGCAGTACATACATTAAAAGAAACCTCAAGAATTAGAGATACACTTTCAATGCAGGAGAGTAGAAAAGTATTTGCTGAATTGGAAGGTAAATACCAAAATGAAATAAAAACAAAGCAGATCGAGATCTTGCATTCTGAAAACAGGTTCAAACAAATTAAAATTAACATTGTAATTGGTTTATCAATTGTAATAATTGTGTTTTCGCTATTGTTGTTTGGCTATCAAAAGAAAAAATCGACACTTGAAAAAAATGATATAGAACAGAAACTACTTAGATCCCAAATGAATCCTCATTTTATCTTTAATGCTCTTGGAGCAATTCAAAACTACATTTTAAGAAATGATGCAAAAAAAGCGTCAGATTATCTTAATAATTTTTCTTTACTATCTAGATCAGTTCTTATCAATTCCAATAAAGATGCAATACCTTTAAATGAAGAGATTGATATGCTGAAGAACTATATTGAACTGGAAAAATTAAGAATGAATAATTCGTTTTCCTATGAAATGAGTATAGAATGTGACGGAGAAGAAGAGTTGATAAATATTCCTCCTATGTTAATACAACCATTCATTGAAAATGCGATCAAACATGGATTTAAAATTGACAAACCAGGTAAAAAATTGATTATTAGTTTTACTGCAGGTGAATCAGACGTTAAAGTAAGAATAAATGATAATGGCATTGGTTATAACAGATCAACTTCTCAAAGAATATCAGGACACAAATCAATGGCAATGGCAATTTTCAAACAGAGGAATAATCTACTAGAGAAAAAATATAGAAGTAGTTTAAAATATAGAATAACTGACTTGTCGGAAAATGGGGGAGAGGGAACTGAAGTTCTGATAACCTTACCAATTTTGGAGATATAA
- a CDS encoding efflux RND transporter permease subunit, with protein MIKLAINRPVTTIMLFIALSVIGYISFDKLPFEPEPNTEYPTLNISAYWANASPETMEKKVTAPLESAIEGLDYVYETESTSNNGYSRITIKYVRDTDMNMAYISLNEKVFSAKRDLPDDVRRSVSIGKYIPRDQQTNEELISFEVYGNRRLSELYQYAEDNIKPLLVSLDGVANVEVSGGSSREIKIKIDRDKTSTFNINPYQVSNQLSAWGIRDDVGIVKNGQDELSLIIDSRYNSFTDILNIPIKKLGVNTIYLKDIAEVEDGLSDNYGIRRINGVSTIIINIVKESGKNAIDTAKRVVDKIEELKEELPSDIKIEISTDSTEQMRKDLDDITLRAVISIIIITIVLLLFLRDVKTPIVILVTIALSIAVTMTYLFFSKNTINTITLSGLVLAFGLLVDNSIVVIENIYHKLHKGHKLKDASYDGAKEMILPVIAATLTTCIVFIPFLYLQGEKAIYWKPLALVVIVALISSLFISFTFIPTLSTLINRGKIKVRVDSESHGPLFLKNILIFLVKNKTMTLIFVLTLVAFSYYLFDKYVDKGAVWWGRGSNDTVSVYVSMPTGSTIEMSDSIITKFEKQINLLKGYKKFVTSVGATYASVRVIYDEDSMYSVHPFEMESELVSIARNFAGPFISIYNPVNPNGGYRAGGTTGKQLSYQFAITGYSYDELKNEAKILSDAMVQSGKVSEVDINSTGNFWRSTTLFSYIFDIDRESLGRLKTNVSDILRYVMINIGGGSTKKINFAGEESDVSIKYSDYKEFSADNLKDLNYDYTTRPFRIGNTGHIEKKEVMSEITKKDQSYKRILAFDYKGSSKAAEKYKSDILENYKLPTGFAFDTSQNYYMTDEEETEIMWVMGVAILLVFMITASLFESFWHPFLIILTVPLGMVGVFFIFFFMDASFNREAFMGTILLSGIAVNNSIILVNHINHLRSKGQNLMDAVVNGSLQRYRPILMTTATTVLGILPLFLYSNEDDNFWYSLSITTVGGLIASTIFVLTVIPVLYVLIESVKRRVYRFFDLFKEVKL; from the coding sequence ATGATTAAACTGGCGATTAATCGACCTGTAACTACAATAATGCTATTTATCGCATTATCTGTTATTGGATATATTTCTTTTGACAAATTACCCTTTGAACCTGAACCAAATACTGAATATCCAACTTTGAATATCAGTGCTTACTGGGCTAATGCTTCTCCCGAAACAATGGAGAAAAAAGTTACAGCACCTCTGGAATCCGCCATTGAGGGATTGGATTATGTCTATGAAACAGAGTCAACTTCAAATAATGGTTATTCCAGAATCACGATAAAATATGTACGTGATACCGATATGAACATGGCTTACATCAGTCTAAATGAAAAAGTCTTCTCTGCAAAAAGAGATCTCCCCGATGATGTTAGAAGATCCGTATCAATTGGCAAGTATATCCCCAGAGACCAACAAACAAATGAAGAGCTTATTAGTTTCGAAGTATATGGAAATAGAAGATTAAGTGAACTTTATCAATATGCTGAAGATAATATCAAACCTCTCCTAGTAAGTTTGGATGGTGTTGCAAACGTTGAAGTAAGTGGAGGCTCTTCGAGAGAGATAAAAATTAAAATTGATAGGGATAAAACCAGTACTTTTAATATAAATCCATATCAAGTCAGCAATCAATTATCAGCTTGGGGAATTCGGGATGATGTGGGAATCGTTAAAAATGGACAGGATGAACTTAGCCTGATTATTGATAGCAGATATAATTCATTTACGGATATTTTGAATATACCCATTAAAAAATTGGGTGTTAATACGATCTACCTCAAAGATATTGCAGAAGTAGAAGACGGATTATCAGACAATTATGGTATAAGACGTATAAATGGTGTATCAACAATTATTATAAATATTGTTAAAGAATCTGGAAAGAACGCCATTGATACAGCTAAAAGAGTTGTCGATAAAATCGAAGAGTTAAAAGAGGAACTACCATCAGACATCAAAATTGAAATAAGTACAGACAGTACAGAACAGATGAGAAAAGATCTTGATGATATTACTCTAAGGGCAGTTATTAGTATCATTATTATCACAATTGTTCTGCTTTTGTTTCTAAGGGATGTGAAAACACCTATAGTAATTCTAGTTACAATTGCATTATCAATAGCTGTCACAATGACATATCTTTTCTTTTCTAAGAATACCATCAACACAATTACTCTCTCAGGATTAGTTTTAGCCTTTGGTCTGCTTGTAGACAACTCTATTGTTGTAATAGAAAATATTTACCATAAATTGCATAAAGGTCATAAACTAAAAGATGCATCCTATGACGGAGCAAAAGAGATGATCTTACCAGTGATAGCAGCTACATTAACAACTTGTATTGTTTTTATTCCTTTTTTGTACTTACAGGGAGAAAAAGCAATTTATTGGAAACCTCTTGCTCTCGTTGTAATAGTTGCCCTTATCAGTTCACTATTTATTTCATTTACCTTTATTCCAACGTTATCAACTCTGATTAATAGAGGCAAAATTAAGGTTAGAGTTGACTCGGAAAGTCATGGTCCTTTGTTTTTAAAAAATATCCTTATCTTTCTCGTAAAAAATAAAACTATGACTTTAATATTTGTCCTTACTCTGGTGGCTTTTTCTTACTATCTTTTTGACAAATATGTTGATAAGGGAGCAGTGTGGTGGGGACGTGGTTCCAATGATACCGTATCAGTTTATGTCTCCATGCCAACAGGTTCTACAATTGAAATGTCTGACTCTATAATTACAAAGTTTGAAAAACAGATTAACTTACTAAAAGGTTACAAAAAATTTGTTACATCAGTTGGAGCGACTTATGCATCAGTTCGAGTGATTTATGACGAAGACAGCATGTATTCAGTGCATCCATTTGAAATGGAATCTGAGCTTGTTTCGATTGCCAGAAATTTCGCAGGTCCATTTATAAGTATTTATAACCCTGTTAATCCAAATGGTGGTTATAGAGCTGGTGGTACAACCGGAAAACAGTTGAGTTATCAATTTGCCATCACAGGCTATTCCTATGATGAACTTAAAAATGAAGCTAAGATCTTATCAGATGCTATGGTTCAAAGCGGTAAAGTTTCTGAAGTTGATATAAACAGCACTGGAAATTTTTGGAGGAGTACGACTCTTTTTAGTTATATTTTTGATATTGATAGAGAGAGTCTTGGAAGACTCAAAACCAATGTGTCTGATATTTTGAGATATGTAATGATCAATATTGGAGGAGGGTCAACCAAAAAAATCAATTTTGCTGGTGAAGAATCTGATGTCTCGATAAAATATTCTGATTATAAAGAGTTCTCAGCGGATAACCTTAAGGATCTTAACTATGACTATACAACAAGACCTTTTAGAATTGGAAATACAGGTCATATTGAGAAAAAAGAGGTAATGTCAGAGATTACTAAGAAGGATCAATCTTACAAGAGAATATTGGCATTTGACTATAAGGGATCTTCTAAAGCTGCCGAAAAATACAAATCGGATATTCTTGAAAATTATAAGCTTCCAACTGGGTTTGCTTTTGATACAAGTCAAAATTATTATATGACTGATGAGGAAGAAACTGAAATTATGTGGGTCATGGGTGTTGCAATTTTGTTGGTTTTTATGATCACTGCTTCACTTTTTGAATCGTTTTGGCATCCTTTTCTAATTATTTTGACCGTACCACTTGGAATGGTTGGTGTATTCTTCATTTTCTTCTTTATGGATGCATCTTTCAACAGAGAAGCGTTTATGGGCACCATTCTTCTTTCTGGAATAGCCGTAAACAACTCGATAATTTTGGTCAATCATATAAATCATCTAAGGTCAAAAGGGCAGAATTTAATGGATGCAGTTGTAAATGGTTCCTTACAAAGATATCGCCCAATTCTCATGACTACTGCAACAACTGTTCTAGGTATTTTACCCCTATTTTTGTACTCTAATGAAGATGATAATTTCTGGTATTCGCTGTCAATTACAACAGTTGGAGGATTAATTGCTTCAACAATTTTTGTTCTAACGGTTATTCCAGTATTATATGTCTTGATTGAATCGGTCAAAAGGAGAGTCTATCGTTTTTTTGATCTCTTTAAAGAAGTAAAACTATAA